A region from the Sphingopyxis lindanitolerans genome encodes:
- a CDS encoding arylsulfatase, translating to MRGKAGRGAGCIVRAQSALVALMALLAAAPALAQAIPAPPRHPNIVILLADDWGFSDVGSFGSEIATPNIDALAAAGMRFSNFHVAGSCSPTRAMLQSGVMNHRAGLGNMPETIPDEHRGKPGYDTVMNLRVVTIAQLLKAAGYRTYLTGKWHLGSDAKRLPGARGYDRAFSLADAGADNFEQRPIEGMYDTAAWTENGKPAMLPKDYYSSRFVVQKMIDYIEEDRASGKPFLASVNFLANHIPVQAPDSDIARYSAMYREGWTKLREARAKRAVALGIMPAGTTMVTMKTTPDWAKLDAEERAAAIRVMQAYGAMATAMDREVGRLVAHLKATGDYDNTIFVFLSDNGAEPTNPYNRLRNRLFLGMEYDTSTANIGRRGSFSAIGPGWASAASSPLSGYKFSAAEGGLRAPLIIAWPGHPQVRAGAINGGLAHVTDILPTLLDLAGVPGQDGTWDGRPVERLAGRSLVPMLGGGAGSVHGDAPIGYELSGNAALFRGDYKLVRNLAPTGDGNWRLYDIKTDPGETRDLAAAMPDRFAAMRADYATFAKDNGVLDMPAGYTADEQINRYAWQKQGKKRAIQAGLVLGGIVIGLAALVWAWRRRRRSRA from the coding sequence ATGCGTGGAAAAGCCGGGCGGGGGGCCGGCTGCATTGTCCGGGCGCAGAGCGCGCTTGTCGCCTTGATGGCCCTGCTCGCGGCGGCGCCGGCGCTGGCTCAGGCCATCCCGGCGCCGCCGCGTCATCCCAATATCGTCATCCTGCTCGCCGACGACTGGGGGTTCAGCGACGTCGGTTCGTTCGGCAGCGAGATCGCGACCCCGAACATCGATGCGCTCGCGGCGGCGGGGATGCGCTTTTCGAACTTCCATGTCGCCGGATCCTGCTCGCCGACGCGCGCGATGCTGCAAAGCGGGGTGATGAACCACCGCGCCGGGCTCGGCAACATGCCCGAGACGATCCCCGACGAACATCGCGGCAAGCCCGGATATGATACGGTGATGAACCTGCGCGTCGTGACGATCGCGCAGCTTTTGAAGGCGGCGGGTTATCGCACCTATCTGACCGGCAAATGGCACCTCGGCAGCGATGCGAAGCGCCTGCCCGGCGCGCGCGGCTACGACCGTGCGTTCAGCCTCGCCGATGCCGGCGCCGACAATTTCGAGCAGCGGCCGATCGAGGGGATGTACGACACCGCCGCCTGGACCGAAAACGGCAAGCCCGCGATGCTGCCCAAGGATTATTATTCGTCGCGCTTCGTCGTCCAGAAGATGATCGACTATATCGAGGAGGACCGCGCGAGCGGCAAACCCTTCCTCGCCTCGGTCAACTTCCTCGCCAACCATATTCCGGTGCAGGCGCCCGACAGCGACATCGCGCGCTATTCGGCGATGTATCGCGAAGGTTGGACCAAGCTGCGCGAAGCGCGGGCGAAGCGTGCGGTGGCGCTCGGCATCATGCCCGCCGGCACCACAATGGTGACGATGAAGACGACCCCCGACTGGGCGAAGCTCGATGCCGAGGAACGCGCGGCCGCGATCCGCGTGATGCAGGCCTATGGCGCCATGGCGACCGCGATGGACCGCGAGGTCGGGCGGCTGGTCGCGCATCTGAAGGCGACCGGCGATTATGACAATACGATCTTCGTCTTCCTCTCGGACAATGGCGCCGAGCCGACCAACCCCTATAACCGGCTGCGCAACCGGCTGTTCCTCGGGATGGAATATGACACATCGACCGCGAACATCGGCCGCCGCGGCAGTTTCAGCGCGATCGGGCCCGGCTGGGCGAGCGCCGCCTCCTCGCCGCTGTCGGGCTACAAGTTCAGCGCCGCCGAGGGCGGGCTGCGCGCGCCGCTGATCATCGCCTGGCCCGGCCATCCACAGGTCCGCGCGGGCGCGATCAACGGCGGGCTGGCGCACGTCACCGACATTTTGCCGACCTTGCTCGACCTTGCAGGGGTTCCCGGCCAGGACGGAACATGGGACGGGCGGCCGGTCGAACGGCTTGCGGGACGCAGCCTCGTCCCGATGCTCGGCGGCGGCGCGGGCAGCGTTCATGGCGACGCGCCGATCGGCTATGAACTGTCGGGCAATGCCGCGCTGTTTCGCGGCGATTACAAGCTTGTCCGCAACCTCGCGCCGACCGGCGACGGCAATTGGCGGCTCTACGACATCAAGACCGATCCTGGCGAAACCCGCGATCTTGCCGCCGCGATGCCCGACCGCTTCGCGGCGATGCGCGCCGACTATGCGACCTTCGCCAAGGATAATGGCGTGCTCGACATGCCGGCGGGCTATACCGCCGACGAGCAGATCAACCGCTACGCCTGGCAGAAGCAGGGAAAGAAGCGCGCGATCCAGGCCGGGCTGGTGCTCGGTGGGATTGTGATTGGATTGGCCGCGCTGGTCTGGGCCTGGCGCCGTCGGCGTCGATCCAGGGCTTAA
- a CDS encoding TetR/AcrR family transcriptional regulator yields MRPLTRGASCASGKIMEGTVKAELADEGTRIDGRRERSRSSHKRIVAAMMDLIEGGDLMPSAARVAEEAGVGLRTVFRHFDDMDSLYREISRIVTDRIWPVITAPYEAPDWRANVRDLTHRRARVFEMMLPFRLAANIKRYQSPFLMGQYAQVVTMERDLVLRLLPAEVRGDRYRVEALCAALSFQNWRAIRQDQGLSVEDSGAVVAHMVAALIRD; encoded by the coding sequence ATGCGGCCATTGACGCGCGGCGCAAGCTGCGCCAGCGGGAAGATCATGGAGGGGACAGTGAAAGCCGAACTGGCCGACGAAGGCACACGGATCGACGGGCGGCGCGAGCGCAGCCGGTCGAGCCACAAGCGCATCGTCGCGGCGATGATGGATCTGATCGAGGGCGGCGACCTGATGCCGAGCGCCGCGCGCGTCGCCGAAGAAGCGGGCGTCGGCCTGCGCACCGTCTTTCGCCATTTCGACGACATGGACTCGCTCTATCGCGAAATTTCGCGGATCGTCACCGATCGCATCTGGCCGGTGATCACCGCGCCCTATGAGGCGCCCGACTGGCGTGCGAATGTCCGCGACCTCACCCACCGCCGCGCGCGGGTGTTCGAGATGATGCTGCCCTTCCGCCTCGCCGCCAATATCAAGCGCTATCAGTCGCCCTTCCTGATGGGCCAATATGCGCAGGTCGTGACGATGGAACGCGACCTCGTGCTGCGCCTGCTCCCCGCCGAGGTGCGCGGCGACCGCTATCGGGTCGAGGCGCTGTGCGCGGCGCTGTCGTTCCAGAACTGGCGCGCGATCCGGCAGGACCAGGGGTTGTCGGTCGAGGATTCCGGCGCGGTCGTCGCGCATATGGTCGCGGCGCTGATCAGGGATTAA